ctttgtcCTCTTCTCCTCTAACCCCCATCCCCAAACTCTCAGGATTATAAGGCAGAAGAAGACCCAGCAAAATTTAAATCTATGAAAACAGGGCGAGGACCTTTGGGCCCAAATTGGAAGGTGCAGTTCACACACTTACCACCAGGGGGTCGGGCACCGTGTGGGTGGGCCTCTCCCtcaggagaaggaaggaatggcTGGGGCTAGGCTAAGGAACAAACTGAGTTCTTTCCTCTTAGTTACCAACCTGCCTCTGGGTATGTTTCCAATGCAGCAAGAACTTGTAAATCAGAAAGACTGCCCATATATGTGCGCATACAAACTGGTTACTGTCAAGTTCAAGTGGTGGGGCCTGCAGAACAAAGTGGAAAACTTTATACATAAGGTAAATGAGCCTTTCTTCAGGGTAGGGTAAGGGTGGTGGGTGTTTGGGTGAACAAGAGATCATACAACCATGTGACATGACCTAGTGTTGCTAGCATAAGAATATCTCACAGTTGGCTTTCCAGACTCCCATTTTCCCTTGCATGTAACTGTTTTATAGTTTTCGGCTGTCCATCCAGGAGTATCACATGTGACTGAAAAGGAAACCCAGGCAAAAGAAACTGGAGACACTTTCTGTGATTGAATTACAAATAAaacttaagtttcttttttttttcttgaagccaAAAGGCAGGAGGCACTGTGAACCCAAATCTCCAATGTCCTGTATTATTCAGCTAGGCATATCTTAAGTTTTATAGCCTTTAAATTCTCTGATGTGTTAAGATTATATTGGGCAAACATTTCATAGCAGCTAGCCAGTTACAAGTTGGTATAAAGCATCAGAGACGAGAAAAATCTGGCAGTTGTTTTGAGGCCTTGGCTTGGCTAGAGCCTCATAAGCTGCTTGTCTTGGTAATATAATGGGCAATGGGCCTAGATGTGAAATAAGGCCCTGTCCTTTCTTGGGGGCTTTCTCCTAATCAAAAACATGTGAAGGCAGAGGTCACAGACCTGTGGCTGATCCTGATAAGCCAGCCAGACATCACTCCCTTCTACTTCTCCAGTGGTGTAGGTATTAGCAGAGATCATGAGGTCAGGGCTGTAGTGATGGCCTTTACTTTCTGTGTTCTAACTTGGTTCCCTTCTTTTTATAGCAAGAGAAACGTCTGTTTACAAACTTTCACAGGCAGCTGTTCTGTTGGCTTGATAAGTGGGTTGACCTGACGATGGATGACATTCGAAGGATGGAAGAAGAGACGAAGAGGCAGCTGGATGAGGTGAGTAGGATCCCAGGGTACTCTGTGACTCTGGGTtacatatatatactcatattaAGGAGACTTGTGTTAGGACACAACACTGAGGACATCACCTGGAGTTCTAGGAACACGTCAGGTTGTACTGTGGGTAAAGTACCAAGCTGTATGGGTAATATAAGGAAGAGAACAGTCTGTGCTCTTCAATTTGCAGTTTAACTGAGGTCTCGTCATATCCACAGGGACAAATATGGTAGTTTGTGCTGCATGCCAAGTGAGTAATTCAGCTACTGCAGTGATTCTGCAGAGCCAGGTGGGAGATGGTGCTGGGCTGTGGAGTTGGAGGTGACCCTGGGAGGAGGCAGGCTGCACTGATCCAGATACCATGAACATTACCCACAGAGGATAGCCATAGCATATGC
This sequence is a window from Perognathus longimembris pacificus isolate PPM17 chromosome 17, ASM2315922v1, whole genome shotgun sequence. Protein-coding genes within it:
- the Pitpna gene encoding phosphatidylinositol transfer protein alpha isoform isoform X3; amino-acid sequence: MSKVPAFVRMLAPEGALNIHEKAWNAYPYCRTVITNEYMKEDFLIKIETWHKPDLGTQENVHKLEPEAWKHVEAIYIDIADRSQVLSKDYKAEEDPAKFKSMKTGRGPLGPNWKQELVNQKDCPYMCAYKLVTVKFKWWGLQNKVENFIHKQEKRLFTNFHRQLFCWLDKWVDLTMDDIRRMEEETKRQLDEMRQKDPVKGMTADD